Part of the Aureitalea marina genome, CGCTAATGCCACCTCCAATGATATGAACTTGTTCATTCATATGAAATAGATCAAGGTTGAGGGGAAATATCCTTTACCAGGCGAAAGCCTACATGATTCATAGCAGCGTCCACTTCTAACGGCATCTTGGCAGAGACCCTATAACTGGCGCAATAACTGTCATTACATAAAAATGAACCACCTTTGATGACTGTCTGCTGTGCAAATGGCGCCCCGGAATATTTGCTTTCGGGAGCCCCCTGAGGGTTAACAGTAGGCTCTGAATTTGACAGAGTCTTATAATAGTCCTCGTTGAACCAGTCTGAGGTGATCTCCCATACATTACCGGCCATGTCATACAAACCATAGCCATTGGGTTTAAAGCTGCCTACTGGAGCGGATTGTTCATAGCCATCGGCTACCAGATTGGATGTTGGGAAGGTCCCCTGGAAGAAGTTGCATTCATAAGGCGCCTGATTTACGTCCTTTGACCCCCATGGATAGGGCTGATCCTTTAATCCTCCTCTTGCTGCCCATTCCCATTCGGCTTCGGTAGGAAGTCTTTTACCGGCCCAATTGGCATAGGCTTTGGCATCTGCTACTGCAATATGAACAACCGGGTGATCGTCTTTACCTTCTATACTGCTTCCGGGACCATCTGGGTGAAGCCAGTCTGCTTTCTTGGTCCAGGCCCACCATTGGAAATAGTTGGTCAGATCGGTCACATTTGGTGGAGGGTTAAAAACCAAAGAGCCTGCTTCTAGCATCTCGTCCGGGGGTTTAGGCGTCCCGGGAGGCACCTGCTTCTTTAATTCTTCCCAATCGATAGGTCGTTCTGCGATGGTCTTGTAACCTGTGGCCTCAACAAACGCACGAAATTCTGCGTTGGTCACCTCGTGGGTGTCCATGTAAAAGCCATCTACCTTCACCGGATGCTTAGGATATTCCCTGGGAAGGGCAAGAGGGCCTTCGCCTCCCATCATGAACTCTCCGGCAGGGATCATGACCATGCCTTCAATTGAGGAATCGGAGACTCCTTCGAGAGCGGCCTCTTCATCGATATCAGACAATTCAGTAGTGGATGTATTCACATCGACACTATCAGAGTTGGCTGAGTTCAATAGCATCTGAGCGCGACCACCGGAAGGGTGGCAGTCCAGAGTTGAATCTACCTTTTCTGTTGGTTCGGCCTCTTTCTTGCCTTGCTGGCAAGCAATAACACTAAGAACAATTAGAAATAGGGCGAAAATCTTCATGAAATAAAAATCAAAATGTTTTGCCTACTCCTAGGCCGAGGTTAATAGTGTTGTATCCTCCAAAAAGGATATCACTGTTTAATGTGGCTAGGAATTCGAACCCCTTGTCTCCAAGGGGATGGGTATAATCAAATCCAAATCTGATCAAACCGTAATTCTCGTTTTTTTCCCACTCAACTCCTCCACCTAGTAATAAAGAGAATCCGGATCCCAGTTCATATCCCCCAACAAGGATAGTCGCTACCGGGCGCTCTCGTTCGACTTCCAGGCCTTCTCTGTCCTCAATAGCAAAGTTTTCAATAAGTACATCAATATTTAAGCCCAAGGCAAATTTTTCAGAAATCCGATAGTTGTATTGCACCAGGAATGACGGGATATATAGATTGCCGACTTCGCCGTCTCGAACACCCTGTAAAACGGCCGCGTGGCCAATTCCGACAACAATAGCATGACGATTATGTTCTTCTTTACTTTCCTCATGTTCTTGCCCGAAGACCGCAGAACCGGCCAAAAGGCAAAACAGTAAACAGAGTATCTTTTTCATATTGATAAATCTAGTTAAGAACGATGAGTTTTCATCCATTTTTGAGAAGAAACTAATAAGATTTGCCAACTTTCTGGCTTGGTGTTCTCAATCAGTGATTGATCAAAACTTCCCTTGGATATCAAATTTTTATGCTCTGGTGTAAACGGATCAGTTTTACAACTGGATGACAAGAACTCCGCCCATTTAGATCCGCTTAGCGATGCTACCTCTTCCCTGGAATAAGCTTCTATACTGGCTGCTTTTAATAGATTGTTCAACTGGATCAAACTGGCTTGATCAACCTCAGCGCTTTTTAGATCTTCCAGCTGTTGATAGCCCATTCTCCGGTACGCATTTCGACGGTACTTTTTCATCATTTTGACAATCAACCAGATAAGTAGTGCTAACAAAACAACCATGACCACATACCAACCGGGCTGAGGAGGCCAAAAAGAGACCGGATCGGGAGGGATAATCCCTTCTACTTCTGGTATGACCTTTTCTTGTATCATTTAGTGGGTTGTCGGGTTTATGTTCATCCAGGCCTCTTCGTTCTTGGAATGGGATTCTTTATTGAGTGAGGTGCGCGTATCGGACAGAGCTGTATATAATGACTTGAGTTGTGAGGTTGATTGCGCAAGGCGGTCTTCTTTAAAGGCGATTTCACCAAATTTGACCAATTCGTTAAGAAGCGTTTCTTGGTGTTTGTCCTGGGCAAATTCATAAATGCTCGCACCATATTTACCTTGCCTGTAAGCGTCATACCATCTTGCCAAGGCCTGAATGGAATTTTCTGGGTCATTGCTACTAATAGCCTTTTCTAGTTCCTTGAATAAGTAAGGCTCTGAAATTAACTTGGCTTTTTGAGCCTCTTTACGCCTGAATTCAATCTTTTTTATCCATCTGTAGATCAGGGATAATATACCGCTAGCGGCCAATATCACCAAAGTGAGTTGCCACCAGTTGAGCCCCATGAATTCGAAGGGTTCTTCATCCTCTTCTTCCAACCGTTCTGTCTCTTTGTCCAGTTCTTCCTGCAATTCTTTTTGGCGTGATAGGATGAATTCCAGGTCGGGGTTATCCGCAATATCGATGGTAAATGAGGGAATGGATTCGGTCTCCAATTGTCGGTTTCGCAAATTGAACCATTGTACGCTCACCTCGGGTATGGTAAAACTTCCATCTTCTTCCAAAAGATAGGTCAGTATCTCCGTCCTACTTCCGTTAAATAAGGTCTGTCCCTGTATATTTCCAAGTATAGGTTGTTTGGGATAGATGGTTCCAAAATCCGGTTTTTCCGGCACGATTGGGGATATAAATGCAGCAAGGGCGCCTTGCGCCTTTATAGTTATACGACGCTCCAGGATATCGCCGGCCTTTAGGTCCCTTAATGGGCGGTCCCATGTTTCGGTCAAATTCAGATCGTATGCCGACAGCCAATTGGTCGCATCTATTCCTTCTGGTGGTGCTAAGACGTCAAAGCTCCTGGACTTGGTGTGTACTGTCCGTTCAATCCCCTTATATCCTCCCTCAGGCGGGCCTGTAGTGACGACTTCAATTTCCGGAAGTGTATTTTGACCGATGGCATTTGGATAGATCACGAACCGTTGTTCGATAGCTGGATATTGTTTCCGGCCTATGGTCACTGTTTTTGCCCCCGTCCTGGATTCTAATTTCGTCATTACAGCTCCGCGTACCTGGATCTCACTAAATACTGGGGGCTTTGTGAACCACGTGCTGGTATAGACTGTCACAGTAACTATTAATGGCTCTCCAACCATCACTTGTTCTTTGCTCAATCTGGCCGTAGCCCATATGCTGGCCGGTTTAGTTTGTGCTATCCCCCATCCGGACAATAACAGCATCATCGATAAAATTAACAGTGAAATATGTTCACGGAGACCTACCATGGTTGTTCACTTTTAACGATGGGAATGGCCCTGTTCTTTATCTGATAGGCAAATTTTCGTCTTAGAAATAGGGAAGGGTCTTCGGTGACCTGGCGGAGTAAGGTCTGTTTGGCGGCATCCTTATCGATCACTATACTTTCGTCAAATTCGAAGACATCGATGGTGTTCTCATCGACCTCTTTGGTCACCATTTCCTGAATATCACCTTGGCCTTCATATTTTTCTTCACTATCAAGGGCTTGGTCTTTATCATCCAGTTGAGCAGATTCATCAAATTCTTTCAAATTCTCCAGGTTGAGGTCGTTCTCGATAGATCGGCCTATTTCCAGGCCTTGGGCAGCCGCCAGTGAATCTCGAACAACGATAATTTGATCTCGGTTACGTCGCGCAATGTCGAGATTGGGGTCCATTTCCAGGGCAGAATCGAAGGCCTGTTCCGCAGCCTCCAGATCCCCCATTTCAGCATAAATGACTCCCAGGTTATAGAAACCTTCGGCTGTTACATCCTTACTGTAGGCTTCGGCGGCGGCCTCTAAATCTCCCATTTGGTAATAGGCATATCCTTTTTGATCCCCGCTTTCATAGGTCGCTGCGGCTTCTTTTTCTTTACCTTGTCTTTTCTTTAGTTCCGCCCGTTGATCGGCAGTAAAGAACTGGTCTTCCAAGTTGAACTCACCGGCTTCGTCACAACTCAATGTGATCAGTAAAGCCAGTACCCAATGTACTTTCCAACCCCTTCGGAACCAAAGCAGAGCGATCAGTAAAGAAGGGAAAACCAACCAGATTCCCATGTCTTTCCATTCACTCTCGGCATTCTCAAGATCGATCTCAAATTCCAGATTCTGTCTCACTCGGGCAGCAAGAATTTGAACATCACTGGCATCCAGGGTTACCGTTACAACATTGACATTCTCCACGGTGTTCAGTTGATCCATTGCAATCACATCTAGTCTAGGGATCACCGTATTCCCCTGAGCATCTTTCAGTACAGAATTGCGATTGGGAATGGTCCCGCCATTGGGGGTCGCAATGGCCATGACCTCAACATGGGTGCGTACGGCAGTTTGAGAGATCCTGGCTATATCATCCTGATCAATTTTGTCGGTAACCAAGAGAATCGTACTAGGCGCAATGATATTCTGTAGCAAGGAATCCGCCATGTTTAATGCCTCCTCCAGATAACTACCCTGTACCGGCATGATATCGGGCCTCAGCGCATCCATTTGCCGGGCGATGGTTTTATAATCTTTACTAAACGGAACAACGCTATGAGCCGTCCCGGCATAGGCAATTAAAGCAGCCTTAGAGCTGGGACCCGCCTCAAAGAAATCCTTGATTTTCAGCTTAGCCCGCTCAAGCCGATTGGGTTGAATGTCCTCGGCCAGCATGGATCTGGAGACATCCATTAGGATAACAAGGGCAGCTTCTGTTTTCTGACCGGGACGTTCGATCTGCTCCCAGGTAGGCCCGGCAGCACCCAAGGTTATCAATGATAATAGCATTATCAACAGTATTCTTGGCAGTATAAACTGTCTTTTGGTTCCCTTGATCGTCAAATAAGGCAACATTACTTTTGGAAACATTCTTTTCCAGCGTTGCTGTTGTTTGCCAATGATAACAAACAGCAATAAAAGAAATCCTATAGGTATAAAACCATAGAGCCAATCCGGCCGCAGAAACCAGAGATTATCCCAGGCATATTGCAGGTATTCCTGTAGGCTTAACTCATCCATCGGCCCTGGCTTTAGAAATTATTTTTTTACCCGTGCTCAACAAGCCAAAGATCACTTGATATCCCAAAGCCAATACAAGTGCACCCATCAAGGGATAATAAAAGAGTAAACGCTTGGGTATGTAATCGTTGTTCTCGTATTCGATGGGCTCTAAATCGTCCAGTTCACCGTAGACAGCCTCCAACCGTTCCCGGTCTGATGCCTGAAAATACTGACCTCCACTGGCCTTGGCGATCTCCGTTAAGGTATATTCGTCCAGCTCATATGTCTGGGGCCCGGTAGTTCCGATGCCGATGGTGTAGATCTTTATACTATCTACAGCTGCCAGGCGAGCCGCCTGAATAGGGTTGAGTTCACTTCCACTATCGGCACCATCGGTGATCAAAACCATGACCTTTTTTTGAATACTATCTTGTTCAAATAGTTCTACGGATTTCCCGATGGAATTCCCTATTGCGGTCTTGGCCCCGGCCATTCCCACCTCGGATTCATTGAGCAAGGCCTCGATTACTTGTAGATCGTCCGTAAAGGGAGACTGCAAATAGGCTTGTGTTCCGAAGAGGATAAGCCCCATACGATCCCCTTGACGGCGTTCAATGAATTCGTTCATCACTTCCTT contains:
- a CDS encoding formylglycine-generating enzyme family protein — protein: MKIFALFLIVLSVIACQQGKKEAEPTEKVDSTLDCHPSGGRAQMLLNSANSDSVDVNTSTTELSDIDEEAALEGVSDSSIEGMVMIPAGEFMMGGEGPLALPREYPKHPVKVDGFYMDTHEVTNAEFRAFVEATGYKTIAERPIDWEELKKQVPPGTPKPPDEMLEAGSLVFNPPPNVTDLTNYFQWWAWTKKADWLHPDGPGSSIEGKDDHPVVHIAVADAKAYANWAGKRLPTEAEWEWAARGGLKDQPYPWGSKDVNQAPYECNFFQGTFPTSNLVADGYEQSAPVGSFKPNGYGLYDMAGNVWEITSDWFNEDYYKTLSNSEPTVNPQGAPESKYSGAPFAQQTVIKGGSFLCNDSYCASYRVSAKMPLEVDAAMNHVGFRLVKDISPQP
- a CDS encoding DUF4381 domain-containing protein codes for the protein MIQEKVIPEVEGIIPPDPVSFWPPQPGWYVVMVVLLALLIWLIVKMMKKYRRNAYRRMGYQQLEDLKSAEVDQASLIQLNNLLKAASIEAYSREEVASLSGSKWAEFLSSSCKTDPFTPEHKNLISKGSFDQSLIENTKPESWQILLVSSQKWMKTHRS
- a CDS encoding BatD family protein, which produces MLLLSGWGIAQTKPASIWATARLSKEQVMVGEPLIVTVTVYTSTWFTKPPVFSEIQVRGAVMTKLESRTGAKTVTIGRKQYPAIEQRFVIYPNAIGQNTLPEIEVVTTGPPEGGYKGIERTVHTKSRSFDVLAPPEGIDATNWLSAYDLNLTETWDRPLRDLKAGDILERRITIKAQGALAAFISPIVPEKPDFGTIYPKQPILGNIQGQTLFNGSRTEILTYLLEEDGSFTIPEVSVQWFNLRNRQLETESIPSFTIDIADNPDLEFILSRQKELQEELDKETERLEEEDEEPFEFMGLNWWQLTLVILAASGILSLIYRWIKKIEFRRKEAQKAKLISEPYLFKELEKAISSNDPENSIQALARWYDAYRQGKYGASIYEFAQDKHQETLLNELVKFGEIAFKEDRLAQSTSQLKSLYTALSDTRTSLNKESHSKNEEAWMNINPTTH
- a CDS encoding VWA domain-containing protein, with product MDELSLQEYLQYAWDNLWFLRPDWLYGFIPIGFLLLLFVIIGKQQQRWKRMFPKVMLPYLTIKGTKRQFILPRILLIMLLSLITLGAAGPTWEQIERPGQKTEAALVILMDVSRSMLAEDIQPNRLERAKLKIKDFFEAGPSSKAALIAYAGTAHSVVPFSKDYKTIARQMDALRPDIMPVQGSYLEEALNMADSLLQNIIAPSTILLVTDKIDQDDIARISQTAVRTHVEVMAIATPNGGTIPNRNSVLKDAQGNTVIPRLDVIAMDQLNTVENVNVVTVTLDASDVQILAARVRQNLEFEIDLENAESEWKDMGIWLVFPSLLIALLWFRRGWKVHWVLALLITLSCDEAGEFNLEDQFFTADQRAELKKRQGKEKEAAATYESGDQKGYAYYQMGDLEAAAEAYSKDVTAEGFYNLGVIYAEMGDLEAAEQAFDSALEMDPNLDIARRNRDQIIVVRDSLAAAQGLEIGRSIENDLNLENLKEFDESAQLDDKDQALDSEEKYEGQGDIQEMVTKEVDENTIDVFEFDESIVIDKDAAKQTLLRQVTEDPSLFLRRKFAYQIKNRAIPIVKSEQPW
- a CDS encoding VWA domain-containing protein, with the protein product MQELRTLLESGTLEYEYPWMFWLLLLPLIVILLPPLKYRTESLYAPYFDRLAKIKGEKPSEGVQIARRNAVAQLFLFIIWGLLILAASSPQLVGEPEKQIKTARNFLINVDISLSMETTDWVNKEGNRVTRWQAVKEVMNEFIERRQGDRMGLILFGTQAYLQSPFTDDLQVIEALLNESEVGMAGAKTAIGNSIGKSVELFEQDSIQKKVMVLITDGADSGSELNPIQAARLAAVDSIKIYTIGIGTTGPQTYELDEYTLTEIAKASGGQYFQASDRERLEAVYGELDDLEPIEYENNDYIPKRLLFYYPLMGALVLALGYQVIFGLLSTGKKIISKARADG